In Candidatus Melainabacteria bacterium RIFOXYA2_FULL_32_9, a single genomic region encodes these proteins:
- a CDS encoding rRNA maturation RNase YbeY, with protein sequence MDKYCITLTNEQDEILINEAELEKISCNMLDYLVKNPKITAHSKLNTYNLNDYNLCIDILICDDSKIREINRDYREKDNATDVISFALFADSPETRIILDNQIFLGEIIISAQTAKIQSEEEGKTLREEFFFLLSHGILHLFGFDHPDEESLESMLNIQNELISNI encoded by the coding sequence ATGGATAAATACTGCATTACTTTAACTAATGAACAGGATGAGATCCTTATTAATGAGGCTGAGCTGGAAAAAATTAGCTGCAATATGCTAGATTATCTGGTTAAAAACCCTAAAATCACTGCTCATTCAAAATTAAACACATATAATTTAAATGATTATAATCTTTGTATAGATATCTTAATTTGTGATGATAGCAAAATTAGAGAAATAAACAGAGATTATAGAGAAAAAGATAACGCCACAGATGTAATATCTTTTGCTCTTTTTGCAGATAGTCCTGAAACCAGGATTATTTTAGATAATCAAATATTTCTGGGAGAAATTATAATCTCTGCACAAACAGCAAAAATTCAATCTGAAGAAGAGGGCAAAACATTGAGAGAAGAATTTTTCTTTCTCTTGAGCCACGGGATTTTACATCTTTTTGGATTTGATCATCCAGATGAAGAATCTCT